From Streptomyces sp. CMB-StM0423, a single genomic window includes:
- a CDS encoding type I polyketide synthase, producing MAEEDKLRDYLKRLTVDLRRTTRRLREVEEQRREPVAVVGMACRLPGGVQSPEGLWELLRDGRDAISAMPANRDWHLDDHFDPDLGGPGTSYVREGGFLDDIAGFDAAFFGISPREALAMDPQQRLLLELAWESVERAGIDAHALRGSRTGVFVGSNPTEYGGLLGDAAAQVGGHLLTGTVLSVLSGRLAYTLGLEGPALSVDTACSTSLTAVHLAVQALRRGECTMALAGGATVFSTVGPFTEMSRQRVLAADGRCKAFGAGADGMGMSEGGGVVLLEPLSAARRNGHRVLAVIRGSAVNSDGSSNGLTAPSRQAQEKVIRAALADAGLGAADVDAIEAHGTGTELGDPIEAQALLEVYGRGRAAAGTPLYLGSVKSNIGHTQAAAGVAGLMKLVLALEHGQLPRTLHADTPSPHVDWDPATLALLGEALPWRGGERTRRAAVSAFGISGTNAHVILEQPPADEPEPEPAAPAGGPAGPWLVSAATADGLRAQAARLAGHLRARPELSVGAVGHALATSRATLGHRAVLLGTDRGELLGRLDALGRGDAAAGLVTGVQQSGRLALMFSGQGSQRPGMGHELHEAFPVFAEALDEVCAALDAHLDVPVREVMFAKAGTERAALLEHTLYTQPALFAVHTALARLLRSWGVRPDHLIGHSVGELSAAHVAGVFPLDVAADMVATRAKLMHSLPEGTGMLAVRSGPEPLAGHLERHAGVEIAAYNSPAATTLAGTLDALDALARELADAGIRARRLKVAHAFHTAHTEPVLDAFARHLTDLFERHAPGEAEIPVISNVTGLPATDAQHHDPAYWAEHIRRPVRFHQGVDGLAGLGTTTYLEVGPDATLSTLAQAVLDEADPAQPGETAVVTSTLRRDHPEVPALFAAIARLHVHGTEVDWRPLHAEGRPAELPTYAFQRRPYWLRQARPAADQPGVRVTRHPLLGAVLETADAERPGAVCTGRISARTPGWLADHVLGTTVVLPGTGAVEIALCAARHVGCARVEELTLRRPVVLPAEGALQLQVAVDAPDTDGRRALSLYARPEPDAAEDTAELAADSAWTLHATGMVAPDAGAAPGAWDGTAWPPPGEPAAVVDDLYDRLHERGMRFGPAFRSLRTVWRDGEHLYADLALPEAQHADLDEYGIHPALLDAALHTVALLDASGTELRLPFSWSGVRLLARPGAAALRARVTPTGPETVALDLADAAGTPVLRVDEVALRPVPADSIGAVSADPLYGVEWQRLDAAPEAADSGELWETDLDAFAAGTVPERAGVVVVRCPAADGADEATAERARTTVARVLAAVQRWLSDDRFADSRLAVVTRGAVGADAAGDVAALESAPVWGLLRSAQSEHPDRIVLVDDDPAEPSALPAADAVRVALAAGEPQLAIRDGALLAPRLTRITPDGPAALGPEGTVLVTGASGTLGGQVAAHLVTAHGVRRLLLVSRRGEAAPGAGELRAELTGLGAEVAFAACDVADADALRRALARIPSEHPLTAVVHAAGVLDDATVGELTPAQLDAVLRPKADGAWHLHRLTADLPRVAFVLFSSFASVVGTPGQANYAAANSFLDALAQHRRARGLPAVSLAWGLWEQGGMGGGLDRAARARIARAGVRAMPASRALALLDTALRSPVALAAPVVLDRRALRTQSRAGTLPAVLRAQAPAPAAPAEGTAATAAPATDPLAGLAALGRAEQDRTLLALVRRTAVLALGLPEGESVSPGQTFRDLGFDSLTAVEMRNQLSAATGRRLPATAVFDHPTPQALADHLRAELLESEEAAVPAVPAAAARAANDDDPIAVVAMSCRYPGGVDSPADLWDLLSRGAEGTSTFPENRGWDIDAIYDPSGERPGTTYTRAGSFLHDADRFDAEFFGISPREAASMDPQQRLLLELCWEAVEDAGIPADELRGTSTGVFAGIMYSDYGGRLLLRTPAEYEGYVGNGSAPSVASGRIAFTFGFEGPALTVDTACSSSLVALHLAAQSLRNGECTLALAGGATVMSTPAVFVEFSRQRGLAPDGRCKSFADSADGTGWGEGAGMLLLERLSDAERNGHQVLAVLRGSAINQDGASNGLTAPNGPAQQRVIRQALANARLTGAEVDAVEAHGTGTTLGDPIEAQALLATYGREHSAEQPLWLGSVKSNLGHTQAAAGVAGVIKMIQAMRHGVLPRTLHVDEPSQHVEWDAGVVSLLTEQREWPRAGAARPRRAGVSAFGISGTNAHVILEEAPAVAQEAPAEAPRPAGAALPWLVSGATPEGLSAQAARLAERVRARPELSAPDLAWSLASRRTALPYRATVLGRDRTELLDGLREVAQDRSAPGVIRTRSEQRPGGLVFMYSGQGSQRPGMGRELYEALPVFAEALDEVCAALDTHLDLPVRDVMFADAAADGSALLDQTLYTQTGLFALHTALTRQLLAWSVRPDHLIGHSIGEVTSAHVAGVLSLTDAARLVTARARLMNELPHGTGGMLAAQAGPEALAEHLERHGRAEIAAYNSPAATVLAGPADALAALAGDLGAAGIRTRGLKVSHAFHSAQMDPVLAEFTSIAGGLTYRAPDLPVVSNLTGTAATAAELTDAAYWAEHIRRPVRFHQGLAHLIGEGATAFLEIGPGATLTALARAVLPGEGDATAIPSLRPARKAGDSEAPAPPSDEPTALLHSMGELHAVGAGPRWTDVLPRGRTVELPTYAFQRRRHWIDPVEPVSAPAESGLHYRTSWARLPRGAGAALDGTWLLAVPDGERAGEWPEFCAAALTDAGAQVATVEIAAGTERAPLAEQLARRIEETGQPRGILSLLAVRADTAGTTAADPAADGVPEELTATVVLTQALGDAGVTAPLWAATREAVSVGDGDPLGNPEAALVWGFGRAAALEEPARWGGLIDLPGAPADLGARGRAELAGLLGGAPDGSGAPVEDQIALRADGPRARRLRRTTPARKADAQWPPRGTVLVTGGTGGLGAHAARWLAANGAEHLLLVSRRGPAAPGADELRTELTGLGAEVTIAACDVTDRAALAALLAGVPEETPLTAVLHAAGVSVDRGLADLDAKHFAEVLGPKSVAARHLHELTQEADGGSRLGAFVLFSSTAGVWGSGAQGAYAAGNAYLDALAEHRRARGLPATAVAWGAWSGEGMAGDGENSRRLLRRGIRGLDPDAAVAALAEAVRGDEPPTTIADIDWSAFTLAFTSRRHSPLLGELPEAHAVLGAREEAEPEAADTDAAARLRSLLAGRTPEEQQRELLDLVRAEVAGVLGHASADGVRPGKPFNDLGFDSLTAVELRNRVNSRTGLRLPTTVVFDYPTPDALATCLREELGGPDAAGQSILADLARLDGALSGAALADEEVRRRAGERLRTMLQRLDGSAPHGAENGHAATGGPDGGAAGGEADSDLESASVDDLLDIIQTEFGKS from the coding sequence ATGGCCGAGGAAGACAAGCTGCGCGACTACCTCAAGCGGCTCACCGTGGACCTGCGCCGCACCACCCGCAGGCTGCGGGAGGTGGAGGAGCAGCGCCGGGAACCGGTGGCGGTCGTCGGCATGGCCTGCCGCCTCCCCGGCGGCGTACAGAGCCCCGAGGGGCTGTGGGAGCTGCTGCGGGACGGCCGGGACGCCATCTCCGCCATGCCCGCGAACCGGGACTGGCACCTGGACGACCACTTCGACCCGGACCTCGGGGGGCCCGGCACCTCGTACGTGCGCGAGGGCGGGTTCCTGGACGACATCGCCGGCTTCGACGCGGCGTTCTTCGGCATCTCGCCGCGCGAGGCGCTGGCCATGGACCCGCAGCAGCGGCTGCTGCTGGAGCTGGCGTGGGAGAGCGTGGAGCGGGCCGGGATCGACGCGCACGCGCTGCGCGGCTCCCGCACGGGCGTGTTCGTGGGCAGCAACCCCACCGAGTACGGCGGGCTGCTCGGCGACGCCGCCGCGCAGGTGGGCGGGCACCTGCTCACCGGCACGGTCCTCAGCGTGCTGTCCGGCCGGCTCGCGTACACCCTCGGCCTCGAAGGCCCGGCCCTGAGCGTGGACACCGCGTGCTCCACGTCGCTGACCGCGGTGCACCTCGCGGTGCAGGCGCTGCGCCGCGGCGAGTGCACGATGGCGCTGGCCGGCGGGGCGACGGTGTTCTCCACGGTCGGTCCCTTCACCGAGATGAGCAGGCAGCGGGTGCTGGCCGCCGACGGGCGCTGCAAGGCGTTCGGCGCGGGTGCCGACGGCATGGGCATGTCCGAGGGCGGGGGCGTCGTGCTCCTGGAGCCGCTGAGCGCGGCCCGCCGCAACGGCCACCGCGTGCTCGCCGTGATCCGCGGCAGCGCCGTCAACTCCGACGGCTCCTCCAACGGGCTGACGGCGCCGAGCCGGCAGGCGCAGGAGAAGGTGATCCGCGCGGCCCTCGCCGACGCGGGCCTCGGCGCCGCCGACGTCGACGCGATCGAGGCGCACGGCACGGGCACGGAGCTGGGCGACCCGATCGAGGCGCAGGCGCTGCTGGAGGTCTACGGCCGCGGCCGGGCCGCCGCCGGGACGCCCCTGTACCTCGGCTCGGTCAAGTCGAACATCGGGCACACGCAGGCCGCCGCGGGTGTGGCCGGGCTGATGAAGCTCGTACTGGCGCTGGAGCACGGGCAGTTGCCCCGTACGCTGCACGCCGATACGCCCAGCCCGCACGTCGACTGGGACCCGGCGACGCTCGCGCTGCTCGGCGAGGCGCTGCCGTGGCGCGGTGGGGAACGCACCCGCAGGGCCGCCGTGTCGGCGTTCGGGATCAGCGGCACCAACGCGCACGTCATTCTGGAGCAGCCCCCGGCGGACGAGCCGGAGCCGGAGCCGGCGGCGCCTGCCGGCGGTCCCGCCGGCCCGTGGCTGGTCTCCGCCGCCACCGCGGACGGGCTGCGCGCCCAGGCCGCCCGGCTGGCCGGCCACCTCCGCGCCCGGCCGGAGCTGTCCGTCGGCGCGGTGGGCCACGCGCTGGCGACCTCCCGGGCCACGCTCGGGCACCGCGCGGTGCTCCTCGGCACCGACCGCGGGGAGTTGCTCGGCCGGCTCGACGCCCTCGGCCGCGGCGACGCCGCCGCCGGGCTGGTCACCGGCGTGCAGCAGAGCGGCCGACTGGCGCTGATGTTCTCCGGGCAGGGCAGCCAGCGCCCCGGCATGGGGCACGAGTTGCACGAGGCGTTCCCGGTGTTCGCCGAGGCGCTGGACGAGGTGTGCGCGGCGCTCGACGCGCATCTCGACGTCCCCGTACGCGAGGTGATGTTCGCCAAGGCGGGCACCGAGCGGGCGGCGCTGCTGGAGCACACGCTGTACACCCAGCCCGCGCTGTTCGCCGTGCACACCGCGCTGGCGCGGCTGCTCCGGTCGTGGGGCGTGCGGCCGGACCACCTCATCGGCCACTCCGTGGGCGAGTTGTCGGCCGCGCACGTGGCCGGGGTCTTCCCGCTCGACGTCGCCGCCGACATGGTCGCCACCCGGGCGAAGCTGATGCACTCGCTCCCCGAGGGCACCGGCATGCTCGCCGTACGGTCAGGACCCGAGCCGCTGGCCGGGCATCTGGAGCGGCACGCGGGGGTGGAGATCGCCGCGTACAACTCCCCCGCGGCGACCACGCTCGCCGGGACGCTCGACGCGCTGGACGCGCTGGCACGGGAGCTGGCGGACGCCGGGATCCGCGCCAGGCGGCTGAAGGTGGCGCACGCCTTCCACACCGCGCACACCGAGCCGGTCCTCGACGCCTTCGCGCGCCATCTGACGGACCTCTTCGAGCGGCACGCCCCGGGCGAGGCGGAGATCCCGGTCATCTCCAACGTCACGGGTCTGCCCGCGACGGACGCGCAGCACCACGACCCCGCTTACTGGGCCGAGCACATCCGCCGGCCCGTCCGCTTCCACCAGGGCGTCGACGGCCTGGCCGGCCTGGGCACGACGACATACCTGGAGGTGGGCCCCGACGCCACCCTCAGCACCCTCGCGCAGGCGGTGCTCGACGAGGCGGACCCGGCGCAGCCGGGCGAGACGGCCGTGGTCACTTCTACGCTGCGCCGCGACCACCCCGAGGTCCCCGCCCTGTTCGCCGCGATCGCCCGGCTGCACGTGCACGGCACGGAGGTGGACTGGCGCCCGCTGCACGCCGAGGGCCGGCCGGCAGAGCTGCCGACGTACGCGTTCCAGCGGCGGCCGTACTGGCTGCGGCAGGCGCGTCCGGCCGCCGACCAGCCGGGCGTACGGGTCACCCGGCACCCGCTGCTCGGCGCCGTGCTGGAGACGGCGGACGCCGAGCGTCCCGGGGCCGTGTGCACCGGCCGGATCAGCGCGCGTACCCCCGGCTGGCTGGCGGACCACGTACTGGGCACCACCGTGGTGCTGCCGGGCACGGGCGCGGTGGAGATCGCGCTGTGCGCGGCGCGGCACGTCGGCTGCGCACGCGTCGAGGAGCTGACGCTGCGCCGGCCCGTGGTGCTGCCGGCAGAGGGCGCGCTGCAACTCCAGGTGGCGGTGGACGCCCCGGACACCGACGGCCGCAGGGCACTCTCCCTGTACGCCCGCCCCGAGCCTGACGCCGCCGAGGACACCGCTGAACTCGCCGCGGACTCCGCGTGGACGCTGCACGCGACGGGCATGGTGGCGCCCGACGCGGGGGCGGCGCCAGGGGCGTGGGACGGCACGGCCTGGCCGCCACCGGGTGAGCCCGCCGCGGTCGTGGACGACCTGTACGACCGGCTGCACGAGCGCGGGATGCGCTTCGGCCCGGCCTTCCGTTCGCTGCGCACGGTATGGCGCGACGGCGAGCACCTGTACGCCGATCTGGCGCTGCCCGAGGCGCAGCACGCGGATCTCGACGAGTACGGCATCCACCCCGCGCTGCTCGACGCCGCGCTGCACACCGTCGCGCTGCTGGACGCTTCCGGAACGGAGCTGCGGCTGCCGTTCTCCTGGTCCGGCGTACGGCTGCTGGCGCGCCCCGGCGCGGCGGCGCTGCGCGCCCGGGTGACGCCCACCGGCCCGGAGACCGTCGCCCTGGACCTCGCCGACGCCGCGGGCACGCCGGTGCTGCGGGTGGACGAGGTGGCACTGCGGCCCGTCCCGGCCGACAGCATCGGCGCGGTGTCCGCCGACCCGTTGTACGGGGTGGAGTGGCAGCGGCTCGACGCGGCGCCGGAGGCGGCGGACAGCGGTGAGCTGTGGGAGACGGACCTCGACGCGTTCGCCGCGGGGACCGTTCCCGAGCGGGCAGGCGTGGTCGTCGTACGGTGCCCCGCCGCGGACGGCGCCGACGAGGCGACCGCGGAGAGGGCGCGTACGACCGTAGCCCGGGTGCTGGCCGCCGTGCAGCGGTGGCTGTCCGACGACCGCTTCGCCGACAGCCGGCTCGCCGTGGTCACCCGCGGTGCGGTCGGCGCGGACGCGGCCGGGGACGTAGCCGCGCTGGAGTCCGCCCCGGTGTGGGGGCTGCTGCGCTCGGCGCAGTCGGAGCACCCGGACCGGATCGTGCTCGTCGACGACGACCCGGCGGAGCCCTCGGCGCTTCCCGCCGCGGATGCGGTACGGGTCGCGCTGGCGGCCGGTGAACCGCAGCTCGCGATCCGCGACGGCGCCCTCCTCGCCCCGCGCCTCACCCGGATCACGCCGGACGGCCCCGCGGCTCTCGGCCCCGAGGGCACCGTTCTGGTCACCGGCGCGAGCGGCACGCTCGGCGGGCAGGTCGCCGCGCACCTCGTCACGGCCCACGGCGTACGCCGCCTGCTCCTCGTCAGCCGCCGCGGCGAGGCCGCCCCCGGCGCCGGCGAGCTGCGCGCAGAACTCACCGGGCTCGGCGCCGAGGTGGCCTTCGCCGCCTGCGACGTCGCCGACGCGGACGCCCTCCGCCGGGCGCTGGCCCGGATCCCGTCGGAACACCCGCTGACCGCCGTGGTGCACGCGGCGGGCGTGCTGGACGACGCGACCGTCGGCGAGCTGACGCCCGCTCAGCTCGACGCCGTGCTGCGGCCGAAGGCGGACGGCGCCTGGCACCTGCACCGGCTGACCGCGGACCTGCCGCGGGTGGCCTTCGTGCTCTTCTCGTCGTTCGCGTCCGTGGTAGGCACCCCCGGCCAGGCCAACTACGCGGCCGCGAACAGCTTCCTGGACGCCCTCGCGCAGCACCGCCGCGCCCGCGGGCTGCCCGCCGTCAGCCTCGCCTGGGGCCTGTGGGAGCAGGGCGGCATGGGCGGGGGTCTGGACCGGGCGGCACGGGCGCGAATCGCCCGCGCCGGCGTACGCGCCATGCCCGCGAGCCGGGCGCTCGCGCTGCTGGACACGGCGCTGCGCAGCCCCGTGGCGCTGGCCGCCCCCGTGGTCCTCGACCGCCGCGCGCTGCGTACGCAGTCCCGCGCCGGGACGCTGCCCGCCGTACTCCGCGCGCAGGCACCCGCGCCCGCCGCACCCGCCGAGGGCACCGCCGCCACCGCGGCCCCGGCCACCGACCCGCTCGCCGGGCTCGCCGCGCTGGGCCGTGCCGAGCAGGACCGCACGCTGCTGGCGCTCGTACGCCGCACCGCCGTGCTCGCGCTCGGCCTGCCCGAGGGCGAGTCGGTGAGCCCTGGCCAGACCTTCCGCGACCTCGGTTTCGACTCGCTCACCGCGGTCGAGATGCGCAACCAGCTCAGCGCCGCCACCGGCCGCCGGCTCCCCGCCACCGCGGTCTTCGACCACCCCACGCCCCAGGCGCTCGCCGACCATCTGCGCGCGGAGCTGCTGGAGTCCGAGGAGGCCGCCGTCCCGGCCGTACCGGCGGCCGCCGCCCGCGCGGCCAACGACGACGACCCGATCGCCGTCGTCGCCATGTCCTGCCGCTACCCCGGCGGCGTGGACTCCCCCGCCGACCTGTGGGACCTGCTCAGCCGGGGCGCCGAGGGCACCAGCACGTTCCCCGAGAACCGCGGCTGGGACATCGACGCGATCTACGACCCGAGCGGGGAGCGCCCGGGCACCACGTACACGCGGGCCGGCTCCTTCCTGCACGACGCCGACCGGTTCGACGCCGAGTTCTTCGGGATCTCGCCGCGCGAGGCGGCCTCGATGGACCCGCAGCAGCGGCTGCTGCTGGAGCTGTGCTGGGAGGCCGTCGAGGACGCCGGCATCCCCGCCGACGAACTGCGCGGCACCTCGACCGGCGTGTTCGCGGGGATCATGTACAGCGACTACGGCGGCCGGCTGCTGCTGCGCACCCCGGCGGAGTACGAGGGGTACGTCGGCAACGGCAGCGCGCCGAGCGTCGCTTCCGGGCGGATCGCGTTCACCTTCGGCTTCGAGGGGCCCGCGCTGACCGTCGACACGGCCTGCTCGTCGTCGCTGGTCGCGCTGCACCTCGCGGCGCAGTCCCTGCGCAACGGCGAGTGCACGCTGGCGCTGGCCGGCGGCGCGACCGTGATGTCGACGCCCGCGGTCTTCGTGGAGTTCTCCCGGCAGCGCGGCCTCGCCCCCGACGGCCGCTGCAAGTCCTTCGCGGACTCCGCCGACGGTACGGGCTGGGGCGAGGGCGCCGGCATGCTGCTGCTGGAGCGGCTGTCGGACGCCGAGCGCAACGGGCACCAGGTGCTCGCGGTCCTCCGCGGCTCCGCGATCAACCAGGACGGCGCCTCCAACGGTCTCACCGCCCCCAACGGCCCCGCACAGCAGCGCGTCATCCGGCAGGCCCTGGCCAACGCCCGGCTGACCGGCGCCGAGGTGGACGCCGTCGAGGCGCACGGCACCGGCACGACGCTCGGCGACCCCATCGAGGCGCAGGCGCTGCTGGCGACGTACGGGCGCGAGCACTCGGCCGAACAGCCGCTGTGGCTGGGCTCGGTGAAGTCCAACCTGGGGCACACGCAGGCCGCGGCCGGCGTCGCCGGGGTCATCAAGATGATCCAGGCCATGCGGCACGGTGTGCTGCCGCGCACGCTGCACGTCGACGAGCCGTCGCAGCACGTCGAGTGGGACGCGGGCGTCGTCTCGCTGCTGACCGAGCAGCGGGAGTGGCCGCGCGCCGGGGCCGCCCGGCCGCGGCGGGCGGGAGTCTCCGCGTTCGGGATCAGCGGCACCAACGCGCACGTCATCCTGGAGGAGGCGCCGGCCGTCGCGCAGGAAGCACCGGCCGAGGCGCCGCGGCCAGCCGGTGCGGCGCTGCCCTGGCTGGTCTCCGGCGCGACCCCGGAGGGCCTGAGCGCCCAGGCCGCCCGGCTCGCCGAGCGCGTCCGGGCGCGCCCGGAGCTGAGCGCGCCCGACCTGGCGTGGTCGCTGGCCTCGCGGCGCACCGCCCTGCCGTACCGGGCCACCGTCCTCGGCCGCGACCGTACGGAACTCCTCGACGGCCTGCGCGAGGTGGCCCAGGACCGGAGCGCGCCCGGCGTGATCCGTACCCGGAGCGAGCAGCGGCCCGGCGGCCTGGTGTTCATGTACTCGGGGCAGGGCAGCCAGCGCCCCGGCATGGGCCGCGAGCTGTACGAGGCGCTCCCGGTGTTCGCCGAGGCGCTGGACGAGGTGTGCGCGGCGCTCGACACGCACCTCGATCTCCCCGTACGCGACGTGATGTTCGCCGACGCGGCCGCCGACGGGTCCGCGCTGCTCGACCAGACCCTCTACACCCAGACCGGCCTGTTCGCCCTGCACACGGCGCTCACCCGGCAGCTCCTGGCATGGAGCGTGCGGCCGGACCACCTCATCGGCCACTCCATCGGCGAGGTGACCTCCGCGCATGTCGCGGGCGTGCTGTCCCTCACCGACGCGGCCCGGCTCGTCACGGCCCGCGCGCGGCTGATGAACGAACTCCCCCACGGCACCGGTGGCATGCTCGCCGCCCAGGCGGGGCCCGAGGCGCTGGCCGAGCACCTGGAGCGGCACGGGCGGGCGGAGATCGCCGCGTACAACTCCCCCGCCGCGACCGTGCTCGCCGGGCCGGCCGACGCGCTGGCCGCGCTCGCCGGGGACTTGGGCGCGGCCGGGATCCGCACCCGCGGGCTGAAGGTGAGCCACGCCTTCCACTCCGCCCAGATGGACCCCGTGCTGGCCGAGTTCACGAGCATCGCGGGCGGGCTCACGTACCGCGCGCCCGACCTCCCGGTGGTCTCGAACCTCACCGGCACCGCGGCCACGGCCGCCGAGCTGACCGACGCCGCGTACTGGGCCGAGCACATCCGCCGCCCCGTCCGCTTCCACCAGGGCCTCGCCCACCTCATCGGCGAGGGCGCCACCGCCTTCCTGGAGATCGGCCCCGGCGCCACCCTGACCGCGCTCGCCCGGGCGGTCCTGCCGGGCGAAGGGGACGCCACGGCGATCCCGTCGCTGCGCCCGGCCCGCAAGGCCGGGGACAGCGAGGCGCCGGCGCCCCCGTCGGACGAACCCACCGCGCTCCTGCACTCCATGGGCGAGCTGCACGCGGTCGGCGCGGGCCCGCGGTGGACGGACGTGCTGCCGCGCGGGCGCACGGTCGAGCTGCCGACGTACGCCTTCCAGCGCCGCCGCCACTGGATCGACCCGGTGGAGCCCGTCTCTGCCCCGGCGGAGTCCGGCCTGCACTACCGGACGTCCTGGGCGCGCCTGCCCCGGGGCGCCGGCGCCGCGCTGGACGGCACCTGGCTGCTCGCGGTGCCGGACGGCGAACGGGCCGGGGAATGGCCGGAGTTCTGCGCCGCGGCACTCACGGATGCGGGGGCGCAGGTCGCCACCGTCGAGATTGCCGCGGGTACGGAGCGCGCGCCGCTCGCCGAGCAGCTCGCCCGCCGGATCGAGGAGACCGGGCAGCCGCGCGGGATCCTGTCGCTGCTGGCCGTACGCGCCGACACCGCCGGGACCACCGCCGCGGACCCGGCCGCCGACGGCGTACCGGAGGAGCTGACCGCGACCGTCGTCCTCACCCAGGCACTCGGCGACGCCGGCGTGACCGCCCCCCTGTGGGCCGCCACCCGCGAGGCCGTGTCCGTGGGCGACGGCGACCCGCTCGGGAACCCGGAGGCCGCCCTGGTGTGGGGCTTCGGCCGGGCCGCGGCGCTCGAAGAGCCCGCGCGCTGGGGCGGGTTGATCGACCTGCCGGGCGCGCCCGCCGACCTCGGCGCGCGCGGGCGCGCCGAACTGGCCGGGCTGCTCGGCGGCGCGCCGGACGGCTCCGGCGCGCCGGTGGAGGACCAGATCGCGCTACGGGCCGACGGGCCGCGGGCGCGGCGGCTGAGGCGTACAACGCCCGCCCGCAAGGCGGACGCCCAGTGGCCGCCCCGCGGCACCGTCCTCGTCACCGGCGGCACCGGCGGACTCGGCGCCCACGCCGCCCGCTGGCTGGCGGCAAACGGCGCCGAGCACCTGCTCCTCGTCAGCCGCCGCGGCCCCGCCGCCCCCGGCGCCGACGAGCTGCGCACCGAACTCACCGGCCTCGGCGCCGAGGTGACGATCGCCGCGTGCGACGTCACCGACCGGGCGGCCCTCGCCGCGCTGCTGGCCGGCGTGCCCGAGGAGACCCCGCTGACCGCCGTGCTGCACGCGGCCGGCGTTAGCGTGGACCGCGGGCTCGCGGATCTGGACGCCAAGCACTTCGCCGAAGTCCTCGGGCCCAAGTCCGTGGCCGCCCGCCACCTGCACGAGCTGACGCAGGAAGCGGACGGCGGCAGCCGGCTCGGCGCCTTCGTGCTGTTCTCGTCGACCGCCGGCGTGTGGGGCAGCGGCGCGCAGGGCGCGTACGCCGCGGGCAACGCCTACCTCGACGCGCTCGCCGAGCACCGCCGCGCCCGCGGGCTCCCGGCCACCGCGGTGGCCTGGGGCGCGTGGAGCGGCGAGGGCATGGCCGGCGACGGGGAGAACTCCCGGCGGCTGCTGCGCCGCGGCATCCGCGGCCTCGACCCGGATGCCGCGGTGGCGGCCCTGGCCGAGGCCGTACGGGGAGACGAGCCGCCGACGACGATCGCCGACATCGACTGGTCGGCGTTCACCCTCGCGTTCACGTCCCGGCGGCACAGCCCGCTGCTGGGCGAACTGCCGGAGGCACACGCGGTGCTGGGCGCGCGGGAGGAGGCCGAGCCGGAGGCCGCGGACACCGACGCCGCCGCGCGGCTGCGGTCGCTGCTGGCGGGCCGTACCCCCGAGGAACAGCAGCGCGAGCTGCTGGACCTGGTGCGTGCGGAGGTCGCGGGCGTGCTCGGGCACGCGTCGGCCGACGGCGTACGGCCCGGGAAGCCCTTCAACGACCTGGGCTTCGACTCGCTCACCGCCGTCGAGCTGCGCAACCGCGTCAACTCCAGGACCGGGCTGCGGCTGCCGACGACCGTCGTCTTCGACTACCCGACGCCGGACGCCCTCGCGACCTGCCTGCGCGAAGAACTCGGCGGCCCCGACGCCGCGGGACAGTCGATCCTCGCCGACCTGGCGCGGCTCGACGGTGCGCTGAGCGGCGCGGCACTGGCGGACGAGGAGGTGCGGCGCCGGGCCGGGGAGCGGCTGCGGACGATGCTCCAGCGGCTCGACGGATCCGCGCCGCACGGGGCGGAGAACGGCCACGCGGCGACCGGCGGCCCGGACGGCGGCGCCGCCGGCGGCGAGGCGGACAGCGACCTGGAGTCCGCGTCCGTCGACGACCTCCTCGACATCATCCAGACGGAGTTCGGCAAGTCATGA